The Nitrospira sp. KM1 genome includes a window with the following:
- a CDS encoding acyl-CoA dehydrogenase family protein — MAGLFQGLEKIEEARERLAGRSFMTGLFSGRPDFSLLLAPDESPEEKTAWDMFRPRLQTFLTTQVDPDEIERTAKIPDSVIKGLFALGAFAMKIPQEYGGLGFSCTNYGRALMLIASWSNILSLTVAVPQSIGIAMPLLLFGSDQQRKKYLPIVAWHALSAFALTESMTGSDAANIVTEAVLDADGETFVVNGGKLWCTNGSIARYVTLIARVPAKRERRGGHMLWIPVPEGKGADQSVHTAFVLDMDAPGIRIRQRCQFEGCRGIENAYLTFADVPVPVGDLIGEVGWGLKYALTILNIGRAISIPAICLGMAKQAWQPTLDRANTRLTFQKPLAERQTQRIRLGRMASSLFAMEALASSVWRMADQHTFDIRTEAAIAKMFCSESAIRFLKDAQTLFGGMGYETADSKRMRGEPAFGIEQLVRDAEMYRIGEGATDILRPFVAREALNMHLEHAQKYFEDHMTGLRWVMAVGRLLGIYVPWYMKQWIPKPLPPHPEFRRPKVRHKLRFVERASRQLARATFYAMVWHREALRDDQGRQNRIENIGEGLFVIAATALAAQAEERRIGQTGVWDLADEVFRDTKVQVKEQISMLISNEDAQVTAVGTNALRGTYPMLSEGIIKRTLRDYKAPEEPAVGVAERRKRHVSH; from the coding sequence ATGGCCGGGCTGTTTCAAGGGCTCGAGAAGATTGAAGAGGCTCGCGAACGTCTTGCCGGGCGCAGCTTCATGACGGGCCTTTTTTCAGGCCGCCCAGATTTTTCACTACTCCTCGCTCCAGATGAATCTCCAGAAGAGAAAACGGCCTGGGACATGTTTCGACCTCGGCTGCAGACCTTCCTGACTACGCAGGTCGATCCCGATGAGATTGAGCGCACGGCGAAGATTCCGGATTCCGTGATCAAGGGACTGTTCGCACTCGGCGCCTTTGCCATGAAGATTCCCCAGGAGTACGGAGGTCTGGGATTCTCATGCACGAATTACGGCCGCGCGCTCATGCTGATTGCCAGTTGGAGCAACATTTTATCGCTGACCGTCGCGGTGCCGCAATCGATCGGCATTGCCATGCCGCTCCTGCTGTTCGGCAGCGATCAGCAAAGGAAGAAGTACTTGCCTATCGTGGCATGGCATGCTCTGTCCGCGTTCGCTCTCACCGAATCCATGACCGGGTCGGACGCGGCCAATATTGTGACTGAAGCGGTATTGGATGCCGACGGCGAGACGTTTGTCGTCAACGGCGGAAAACTTTGGTGTACAAACGGCTCCATCGCTCGCTACGTGACACTGATTGCGCGGGTGCCGGCGAAGCGGGAACGGCGCGGCGGACATATGCTGTGGATTCCCGTTCCGGAAGGCAAGGGAGCGGACCAGTCTGTTCACACGGCGTTCGTGCTCGACATGGACGCTCCGGGAATTCGGATCAGGCAACGTTGCCAGTTTGAGGGGTGTCGGGGGATCGAGAATGCCTACCTGACGTTTGCCGATGTTCCCGTCCCGGTCGGTGATCTCATCGGCGAGGTAGGCTGGGGGCTCAAATACGCCCTGACCATTCTCAACATCGGCCGCGCAATCAGCATCCCGGCCATTTGTCTGGGCATGGCGAAGCAGGCATGGCAACCGACGCTGGATCGGGCGAATACCCGCCTCACCTTCCAGAAGCCTCTCGCCGAGCGCCAGACCCAGCGCATCCGCCTTGGCCGCATGGCTTCGAGCTTGTTCGCGATGGAGGCGCTCGCCTCGTCCGTCTGGCGCATGGCGGACCAACATACCTTTGATATCAGAACGGAAGCGGCCATCGCGAAAATGTTTTGCTCAGAGAGCGCGATCCGGTTTCTGAAAGATGCTCAAACCCTGTTCGGGGGGATGGGATATGAAACGGCCGATTCCAAGCGGATGCGTGGCGAGCCTGCATTCGGCATCGAACAACTGGTGAGAGACGCCGAAATGTATCGGATCGGAGAAGGCGCAACGGATATCTTGCGACCATTCGTGGCTCGCGAGGCTCTGAACATGCATCTCGAGCATGCCCAGAAGTATTTCGAGGATCACATGACTGGCCTGCGCTGGGTCATGGCGGTAGGACGTCTGCTCGGAATCTACGTTCCCTGGTACATGAAACAATGGATCCCAAAACCACTGCCGCCGCATCCTGAGTTCCGGCGTCCCAAGGTCCGTCATAAACTGCGTTTCGTGGAGCGTGCAAGCCGGCAACTCGCTCGGGCGACATTCTACGCCATGGTCTGGCATCGTGAAGCGCTTCGAGATGACCAAGGACGGCAAAACCGCATCGAAAACATTGGTGAAGGTCTTTTCGTGATCGCAGCGACAGCCCTCGCCGCGCAAGCGGAAGAAAGAAGGATCGGTCAGACGGGGGTATGGGACTTGGCAGACGAAGTGTTCCGCGATACGAAAGTTCAAGTGAAAGAACAAATATCCATGCTGATCTCCAATGAAGATGCACAAGTCACAGCGGTTGGCACGAACGCACTGAGAGGCACCTATCCTATGCTCTCGGAGGGAATCATCAAGCGGACCCTTCGCGACTATAAGGCCCCAGAAGAACCTGCCGTCGGTGTCGCGGAGAGAAGAAAGCGACACGTCTCGCACTGA
- a CDS encoding tryptophanase, translating to MKFPSEPFKIKVVESIRRTPRAERDRLLREAGYNLFRIPAESVYIDLLTDSGTSAMSDRHGMCVPSNIHFDTTRANIEHQRAHAPDAVVKEAYDPHDGSPFKGNMDLVRLEEMINHAGREQVPLVLVTITNNSGGGQPVSMDNIRRTRVLLNRYHIPLFFDACRFAENCFFIKERESGYAGKTLVEIAQELFSYGDGCTMSAKKDGLVNIGGFLSLNDNQWAQDITNMLILVEGFPTYGGLAGRDLEAISQVLREVLDEDYLTFRVGQVRCLGGLLDEAGVPILKPVGGHAIYLNAKEFLPHIPQDEFPAQSLAVVLYREYGVRGVEIGTAMFGKKDVATGRTVHPELEMVRLAIPRRVYTNTQITYVAESIIETYRRRENIHGLTMTYEAPTLRHFTARFQEVQDTSCVQRAAS from the coding sequence ATGAAGTTCCCGTCGGAACCTTTCAAAATTAAGGTCGTTGAGTCGATCCGGCGGACACCCCGCGCAGAGCGGGATCGCTTACTGCGGGAAGCCGGCTACAACCTGTTCCGGATTCCGGCCGAGAGCGTGTACATCGATCTGTTGACCGACAGCGGCACCTCCGCGATGAGTGATCGGCACGGCATGTGCGTGCCCAGCAATATTCACTTCGACACCACGCGTGCGAACATTGAGCACCAGCGGGCTCACGCGCCTGACGCGGTGGTGAAGGAAGCCTATGACCCACACGACGGGTCCCCTTTCAAGGGCAATATGGATCTGGTGCGCTTGGAAGAGATGATCAATCATGCGGGCCGAGAGCAGGTTCCGCTGGTGCTGGTGACGATTACGAATAACAGCGGTGGCGGACAGCCTGTGTCGATGGACAACATTCGTCGGACCAGGGTGCTGCTGAACCGCTATCATATTCCACTCTTCTTCGATGCTTGCCGCTTCGCCGAGAACTGTTTTTTCATCAAAGAGAGAGAGTCGGGGTACGCAGGCAAGACATTGGTCGAGATCGCTCAAGAGCTGTTCAGTTACGGCGATGGCTGTACGATGTCGGCAAAAAAGGACGGTCTCGTGAATATCGGCGGATTTCTGAGTCTCAATGACAACCAGTGGGCGCAGGACATTACGAACATGCTCATTCTCGTCGAAGGATTTCCCACATACGGCGGCTTGGCTGGCCGTGACTTAGAAGCCATATCTCAAGTACTGCGTGAAGTTCTCGACGAAGACTATCTCACTTTTCGAGTTGGTCAAGTCCGGTGCCTGGGCGGGTTGCTTGATGAGGCCGGCGTACCGATCCTCAAACCGGTCGGGGGACATGCGATCTACCTGAATGCGAAGGAATTTCTGCCTCACATTCCACAGGACGAATTCCCCGCTCAATCGCTCGCTGTCGTTCTGTATCGAGAATACGGAGTTCGGGGCGTCGAAATCGGCACTGCGATGTTCGGGAAAAAGGACGTGGCCACGGGCCGTACCGTTCATCCGGAACTTGAGATGGTCCGATTGGCGATTCCGCGCCGAGTCTATACGAACACGCAAATTACTTATGTGGCGGAATCTATCATCGAGACCTATCGCCGGCGGGAGAACATTCACGGTCTGACGATGACGTATGAGGCGCCGACGCTGCGGCATTTTACGGCCCGATTCCAAGAGGTGCAGGATACGTCTTGCGTGCAGCGGGCGGCATCGTGA
- a CDS encoding TenA family transcriptional regulator, whose translation MTFHQEMRQLVLGHGAINNSYLDRFQAGNLAEDEFCEFAVEFYNFARFFPQILVAQLVNTEDEQIADELTKVLYSELGDGHSRHRHELLYRDFLRSMGIDIHNAMTRGMLPSTRAYIEGMEQLYRDGNHAKALGASFGLENMAITMWDHLIPGLMHVKVSRFPQLDITYFTFHRELESSHEAAMEHAMEAAESMNSDGMSGGDRQDFRCGIIAVLDYLHGFWIGLDRREPPSHHRSHDMHHYHAA comes from the coding sequence ATGACCTTCCATCAAGAGATGAGGCAACTCGTGCTCGGGCACGGGGCCATCAACAATTCGTACCTCGACCGTTTTCAGGCGGGTAATCTCGCCGAAGATGAATTTTGTGAGTTCGCAGTGGAGTTCTATAACTTTGCACGGTTCTTCCCGCAAATTTTGGTCGCTCAATTGGTCAATACTGAGGACGAACAGATTGCCGACGAGCTCACCAAAGTTCTCTATTCCGAGTTAGGTGATGGTCACAGCCGGCACCGCCACGAGCTGCTCTACCGGGATTTTCTACGATCGATGGGGATCGACATCCACAATGCCATGACACGAGGCATGCTTCCTTCAACGCGAGCGTACATTGAGGGGATGGAGCAGTTGTATCGAGACGGAAATCATGCCAAAGCGCTGGGAGCTTCGTTCGGTTTGGAGAATATGGCCATTACGATGTGGGACCACTTGATACCTGGTCTCATGCATGTGAAAGTCTCCCGCTTTCCCCAACTGGACATCACCTACTTCACGTTTCACCGTGAGCTTGAATCCAGCCATGAGGCGGCTATGGAACATGCGATGGAGGCTGCCGAGAGCATGAATTCTGATGGTATGTCCGGTGGAGACAGACAAGATTTTCGATGTGGAATTATTGCCGTCCTAGATTACCTTCACGGATTCTGGATCGGCTTGGACCGGCGCGAGCCTCCGAGCCATCATCGATCGCATGACATGCACCACTACCATGCCGCATGA
- a CDS encoding VOC family protein codes for MNHPTGIDHITLCVENLDAAEFLFTKILGFETIWSARDVGTERSSMDTVVVQCGAARIALMQGHDKAMKSQISDFIERHGQGVQHFALEVDDIEAVCRAWESHGVKFSGPVKEGRDGFGPLKQRFTYPLFPSGGLFIELTQREHGQERSKTFVRSTVESLYKDLERDQASGVDQTIIDYDSSSTPSTTHH; via the coding sequence ATGAATCATCCAACAGGCATTGATCACATCACCCTCTGCGTGGAGAACCTGGACGCGGCAGAGTTTCTCTTCACCAAAATTCTCGGCTTCGAAACGATTTGGTCTGCTCGGGACGTCGGCACTGAACGCTCATCCATGGATACGGTGGTCGTTCAGTGCGGTGCGGCTCGAATCGCGCTTATGCAAGGTCATGACAAGGCCATGAAGTCTCAGATCAGCGACTTTATTGAACGGCACGGTCAAGGCGTGCAGCACTTTGCGCTCGAGGTGGATGACATTGAAGCGGTATGCCGTGCATGGGAATCCCATGGTGTGAAATTCAGCGGACCCGTTAAGGAAGGACGAGATGGCTTTGGACCACTGAAACAGCGGTTCACCTATCCATTGTTTCCGAGCGGCGGCTTGTTCATTGAGTTGACTCAGCGAGAGCATGGGCAAGAACGCTCGAAGACATTTGTCAGAAGCACGGTGGAATCTTTGTATAAAGATCTTGAAAGGGACCAGGCTTCCGGCGTGGATCAGACGATCATCGATTACGATTCATCATCGACACCCTCGACGACGCACCACTGA
- a CDS encoding homogentisate 1,2-dioxygenase translates to MYLNRKGKVPNQAHVGIPDGLCEEEHGRDGFAGPVSHLYRTHSPTGWTKIEGSLKPQAFACFRFPISEPFLMMQSQDVSLYCLYRLDTFPYFVRNADGDEVYFIHQGTGRFETDYGILTYEPGDYVTLPRGTTYRIHVDAGPAAFLLIETTDPITVPDRGPLGQHALFDKGVLVAPELGTLDPSESPGQEWHVHIKRQGRWTKVTYPFYPMDVVGWKGDLWAAKLNVRDFRPVTSPRYHLPPSVHVTFRAGDCLISTFAPRPLETDPEALRVPFYHRNMDYDEVLFYHHGEFFSRAGIQPGMLTLHPQGIHHGPQPQAIQASNDKTHTTEVAVMVESRKPFTVTPEMEAVEITDYALSWSRR, encoded by the coding sequence ATGTATCTCAACAGGAAAGGTAAAGTCCCCAATCAGGCGCACGTCGGCATTCCAGATGGACTCTGCGAAGAAGAACATGGACGGGACGGCTTCGCCGGACCTGTTTCTCACCTTTACCGGACCCACTCTCCGACCGGTTGGACTAAGATAGAGGGCTCGTTGAAGCCACAAGCCTTTGCCTGTTTCCGCTTTCCCATCTCGGAACCATTCCTCATGATGCAGAGTCAGGACGTGAGTTTGTATTGTTTGTATCGCTTGGATACGTTTCCGTATTTCGTCCGCAACGCGGACGGCGACGAAGTCTATTTTATTCACCAGGGCACGGGGAGATTCGAAACGGACTATGGGATCCTGACCTATGAACCGGGCGATTACGTCACCCTCCCCAGAGGGACGACTTATCGTATTCATGTCGATGCCGGACCCGCCGCGTTTCTTCTCATTGAAACCACCGATCCTATTACGGTACCGGATCGCGGCCCTCTCGGACAGCACGCGCTCTTTGATAAGGGTGTGCTCGTCGCGCCGGAGCTCGGAACCCTTGACCCATCGGAATCACCCGGGCAGGAATGGCATGTCCATATCAAACGCCAGGGAAGATGGACGAAGGTCACCTATCCCTTTTACCCCATGGACGTGGTCGGCTGGAAAGGCGACTTGTGGGCTGCCAAGTTGAACGTGCGTGATTTCAGACCCGTCACGAGTCCCCGTTACCATCTCCCTCCGAGCGTCCATGTCACGTTTCGAGCCGGGGACTGTCTGATTTCCACGTTTGCCCCCCGACCGCTTGAGACCGATCCCGAAGCGCTGCGTGTTCCCTTCTATCACCGGAATATGGACTACGACGAGGTGCTCTTTTACCACCATGGGGAATTTTTCAGCCGGGCCGGAATTCAGCCCGGCATGCTGACCTTGCATCCGCAAGGCATCCATCATGGCCCTCAACCCCAGGCCATTCAGGCCAGCAATGATAAAACGCACACAACCGAGGTTGCGGTCATGGTGGAGTCCAGGAAACCCTTCACCGTCACGCCGGAAATGGAAGCCGTGGAGATCACCGATTACGCGCTCAGTTGGAGTCGCCGATGA
- a CDS encoding fumarylacetoacetate hydrolase family protein has protein sequence MRLVSFLVTTTIGVHTRVGTLYGDSVVDLNMSYARWLADQGEAQPYRLANAQVPATMLEFLEGGHSTMAAARRAFEYVIGRGASAGGPRGETIVYAVADIHFAAPLPNPPALRDFIAFEKHIGATSKKRGQPIPPEWYKFPVYYKGNHRTIIGPDQPLQWPLETTKLDYELELACIIGRGGQDIPEREAHNYIAGYTIMNDFSARDIQFQEMACRLGPAKGKDFATALGPCLVTPDEIADLRALTMIARVNGEEWSRGQFGTIHWSFPQMIAHVSRGEMIYPGDVFGSGTVGGGCGLELDRYLKPGDVVELDIQPIGILRTQIILATGRKTA, from the coding sequence ATGAGACTCGTGAGTTTTTTGGTCACCACCACTATCGGCGTCCATACGAGAGTAGGGACGCTCTATGGCGACAGCGTCGTGGATCTCAACATGAGTTATGCCCGCTGGTTGGCAGATCAGGGCGAGGCACAGCCCTATCGCTTGGCAAACGCCCAGGTTCCCGCAACCATGTTGGAATTCCTCGAAGGAGGACATTCCACGATGGCAGCGGCGCGGCGGGCGTTCGAGTATGTCATCGGTCGCGGAGCTTCCGCCGGCGGTCCGAGGGGTGAGACAATTGTCTATGCCGTCGCCGATATCCACTTTGCCGCGCCGCTTCCCAACCCTCCCGCACTGCGTGATTTCATCGCGTTTGAAAAACACATCGGCGCGACGTCAAAGAAGCGAGGCCAGCCGATTCCTCCGGAATGGTACAAATTTCCGGTCTACTACAAGGGAAACCACCGGACGATCATCGGGCCCGACCAACCGCTCCAATGGCCGCTCGAGACGACAAAGCTGGATTATGAATTGGAGCTTGCCTGTATCATCGGGCGCGGGGGGCAAGACATTCCCGAGCGAGAGGCTCACAACTATATTGCCGGCTATACGATCATGAACGACTTCAGCGCCCGGGATATTCAATTCCAGGAAATGGCCTGCCGGCTTGGACCGGCGAAGGGCAAAGACTTCGCCACCGCATTGGGACCGTGCTTGGTGACTCCCGATGAAATTGCGGACCTTCGTGCATTGACGATGATTGCCAGAGTGAATGGAGAAGAATGGTCGCGGGGGCAATTCGGGACCATTCATTGGTCATTCCCGCAAATGATTGCGCATGTCTCCCGCGGCGAAATGATTTACCCGGGAGACGTGTTCGGTTCCGGAACCGTTGGGGGGGGATGCGGCCTCGAGTTGGATCGTTACCTGAAGCCGGGAGACGTGGTGGAACTGGACATTCAACCGATTGGCATTCTCAGAACGCAAATTATCCTAGCGACCGGGCGGAAGACCGCATGA
- a CDS encoding thiamine pyrophosphate-dependent dehydrogenase E1 component subunit alpha, with amino-acid sequence MDVAVDVTEIKRADLLQMYYYLRLTRGLEDRITALYRQGRIVGGCYTSHGMEAIAVGYASALERDDVIAPFHRDMGAFLIRGITPGEVLAQYLGKRTGPTKGKDGNVHMGDIKRGIIGFVSHLADNLPVATGVALAFKIRGEHRVVFAGTGDGGTSRGDFHEAMNFAAVRMLPVVLFCTNNQYAYSTPLRLQMAIPDVVDRAKAYGMPGEIVDGNDVAAVYLAATRAVARARAGLGPAFLEFKTMRMHGHSEHDPAKYVPRELLEEWKKRDPILKAEHLLTQLGYGDITLFQEITERANKEVEAGVEFAEQSPLPEGPEVLEGVFADSADDH; translated from the coding sequence ATGGATGTTGCCGTTGACGTCACGGAGATCAAACGAGCCGATTTGTTGCAAATGTATTACTACCTCCGGCTCACCAGGGGATTGGAGGATCGCATCACCGCGCTCTATCGCCAAGGACGCATTGTCGGCGGCTGCTATACCAGTCATGGGATGGAAGCCATTGCGGTGGGCTATGCCTCCGCGCTCGAGCGTGACGACGTCATCGCCCCCTTCCACCGTGACATGGGAGCGTTCTTGATCCGCGGCATCACTCCCGGCGAAGTGCTCGCTCAATACCTTGGGAAGCGGACCGGCCCGACCAAGGGTAAAGATGGCAACGTTCACATGGGGGACATCAAACGGGGAATCATCGGATTTGTCAGTCATCTGGCCGACAATCTGCCGGTCGCGACGGGTGTGGCCCTGGCGTTCAAGATCCGAGGGGAACATCGCGTCGTCTTTGCCGGCACGGGTGACGGAGGGACCAGCCGCGGGGACTTCCACGAAGCGATGAACTTTGCCGCGGTGCGCATGCTCCCTGTCGTGTTGTTCTGTACCAACAACCAATATGCCTATTCCACTCCACTGCGACTGCAAATGGCGATTCCGGATGTCGTCGATCGAGCAAAGGCATATGGGATGCCGGGGGAAATCGTCGACGGCAATGATGTCGCGGCGGTCTATCTGGCGGCAACGCGTGCGGTGGCCAGAGCGCGTGCCGGCCTGGGGCCTGCGTTTCTCGAATTCAAGACGATGCGCATGCACGGCCATTCGGAACACGACCCCGCCAAATATGTTCCGCGCGAACTATTGGAAGAATGGAAGAAGAGAGATCCCATTTTGAAAGCGGAACATCTGCTCACTCAGCTTGGATACGGAGATATCACGCTGTTCCAGGAGATCACAGAGCGCGCCAACAAGGAGGTCGAAGCCGGTGTGGAATTTGCCGAGCAAAGTCCGCTGCCCGAAGGCCCTGAAGTCTTGGAAGGTGTGTTTGCGGACAGCGCTGACGACCACTAA
- a CDS encoding alpha-ketoacid dehydrogenase subunit beta produces the protein MTTTPAAGEVTYLEAISQALDEEMARDERVFLMGEDIGAYGGAFRITEGLLEKYGEWRVLDTPLAESGFVGAAIGAAMMGMRPVVEMQFADFISCAFDQITEVAAKNHYRWGAAVPLVIRAPFGGGIHGGPFHSECPEGWFFHSPGLKLVAPSTPYDAKGLLKAAIRDPNPVLYFEHKFLYRRAKGTLPEEDYVVPIGKADVKLVGRDISVITYGAMVHLALEAAQVLANDGIALEVIDLRTLIPLDTDTIFESVGKTSKAIILHEDNKTGGVGAEIAALLAEQCFDQLDGPIMRIAAPDTPVPFSTPLEEFFLPKTGDIVAAARKLKEY, from the coding sequence ATGACGACAACACCGGCCGCGGGCGAGGTGACCTATCTTGAGGCGATTTCGCAAGCCCTGGACGAAGAAATGGCGCGCGACGAGCGGGTGTTCCTGATGGGGGAAGACATCGGCGCGTACGGCGGTGCGTTCAGGATCACTGAAGGGTTGCTCGAGAAATACGGCGAGTGGAGGGTTCTCGATACGCCATTGGCCGAATCGGGCTTTGTGGGCGCGGCGATCGGGGCCGCCATGATGGGAATGCGTCCCGTCGTCGAGATGCAGTTTGCGGATTTTATCTCTTGCGCGTTCGACCAGATCACGGAAGTGGCGGCCAAGAATCATTACCGGTGGGGAGCAGCAGTGCCTCTGGTCATCCGCGCGCCGTTCGGCGGCGGAATCCACGGCGGACCTTTTCATTCGGAATGTCCTGAAGGGTGGTTCTTCCATTCGCCGGGACTCAAACTGGTGGCTCCCTCCACCCCATACGACGCCAAGGGGCTTCTCAAGGCTGCGATTCGCGATCCCAACCCCGTTCTCTACTTCGAGCACAAGTTTCTCTATCGCCGGGCCAAAGGGACATTGCCCGAGGAGGACTATGTCGTTCCGATCGGAAAGGCCGACGTCAAGCTGGTCGGCCGGGATATCTCGGTCATCACTTATGGAGCGATGGTGCATCTCGCGCTGGAAGCGGCTCAAGTCTTGGCGAACGACGGGATTGCCCTTGAGGTGATCGATCTTCGTACACTGATTCCGCTGGACACGGACACCATCTTCGAATCGGTCGGTAAAACCAGCAAAGCCATCATTCTGCATGAAGACAACAAGACCGGCGGTGTTGGCGCTGAGATCGCCGCGTTGCTGGCCGAGCAATGTTTCGACCAGCTGGACGGGCCGATCATGCGGATCGCCGCACCCGACACACCGGTGCCGTTCAGCACCCCATTGGAAGAATTCTTTCTGCCGAAGACCGGCGATATCGTCGCGGCAGCCCGAAAGCTGAAAGAGTATTGA
- a CDS encoding dihydrolipoamide acetyltransferase family protein has protein sequence MVTDIIMPQLGESIAEGTVVKWLVSVGGTIQKDESLLEVETEKVDLEIPSPVAGQLSEIIVQEGHTVPVGTLLARMESAPSMEVINRVGGVVVRPMEECSAGQEHHSPAVRQLAREQEIDLSQVKGTGTGGRISKKDVLDFIARGEAHPKPDKEPTMGEEIVAITQMRRTIADRMVKSRHTSAHVSTFSEADFSNAAKFREGRNLTYLPFVVRAVTRAIRDVPIVNSTWEEQGIVIKKDLHIGIATALEDGLLVPVVRHADRKGLTQLAKEITDLAERARTKKLNPDEVRGGTFTITNHGGFGSLFSTPIIHQPQIAILGVGAIQKRPVIMNDAIAIRPMGYLSLSFDHRVIDGATADQFMMKVKHYLEDSHWEQIL, from the coding sequence ATGGTGACGGACATCATCATGCCCCAACTTGGAGAAAGTATCGCCGAGGGAACAGTGGTGAAATGGCTTGTCTCTGTCGGCGGAACCATTCAAAAGGATGAATCGCTCCTGGAAGTGGAAACCGAGAAAGTGGACTTGGAAATTCCTTCCCCCGTCGCCGGTCAACTGAGCGAGATCATCGTCCAAGAAGGTCATACGGTTCCGGTTGGAACCTTGCTGGCGCGCATGGAGAGCGCGCCTTCCATGGAGGTGATCAACAGGGTCGGCGGCGTGGTTGTGCGTCCGATGGAAGAATGCTCGGCGGGGCAAGAGCATCATTCTCCGGCTGTGCGCCAACTGGCGAGGGAACAAGAGATTGATCTGTCCCAGGTGAAGGGGACCGGGACGGGGGGACGAATATCCAAAAAAGATGTGCTCGACTTTATCGCCCGTGGGGAGGCGCACCCAAAGCCCGATAAAGAGCCGACGATGGGGGAAGAAATTGTGGCCATCACACAGATGCGCAGAACCATCGCTGACCGAATGGTCAAGAGCAGGCACACCTCAGCACATGTCAGCACTTTTTCTGAAGCGGATTTCTCGAACGCCGCCAAATTTCGAGAAGGCCGTAACCTCACCTATCTGCCGTTTGTCGTTCGCGCCGTGACCAGAGCCATTCGTGATGTTCCAATTGTGAATTCGACCTGGGAAGAACAGGGGATTGTGATCAAAAAGGATCTGCATATCGGAATTGCGACCGCGCTGGAAGATGGGCTGCTGGTCCCGGTGGTGCGCCATGCCGATCGCAAAGGCCTGACACAGTTGGCGAAGGAAATCACGGACCTGGCGGAGCGGGCCAGAACAAAGAAATTGAATCCGGACGAGGTTCGCGGCGGAACATTCACGATTACCAACCATGGCGGATTCGGCAGTTTGTTCAGTACGCCCATCATTCATCAGCCTCAGATTGCGATCTTGGGCGTCGGGGCGATCCAGAAACGGCCCGTGATCATGAACGATGCCATTGCCATCCGGCCGATGGGCTATCTGAGCCTGTCGTTCGACCACCGGGTCATCGATGGGGCAACGGCGGATCAGTTCATGATGAAGGTGAAACATTATCTCGAGGACAGTCATTGGGAGCAGATCCTGTGA